From Halotia branconii CENA392, the proteins below share one genomic window:
- a CDS encoding pentapeptide repeat-containing protein: MQSSLGAILEQDRNFDGLSLRGLNLCNANLTDASFIGADLSGANLQDADLSRAAQRAGLPYKPILTCF; the protein is encoded by the coding sequence ATGCAAAGTTCCCTTGGCGCAATACTAGAACAAGACAGAAACTTTGATGGTTTATCGCTACGAGGTCTAAATTTGTGTAATGCAAACCTAACAGATGCTAGCTTCATCGGCGCAGATTTGAGCGGAGCCAACTTACAAGACGCAGACTTATCCAGAGCCGCCCAACGCGCTGGCTTACCATATAAACCTATCCTGACCTGTTTCTGA
- a CDS encoding pentapeptide repeat-containing protein, with amino-acid sequence MAAFVTQRGGTSFRHANLTDANFQKAELKSTDLRQANLTHTCCFKLKN; translated from the coding sequence ATGGCAGCTTTTGTCACACAAAGAGGTGGCACTAGTTTTCGTCATGCCAATTTAACAGATGCGAATTTTCAAAAAGCCGAACTTAAAAGCACAGATTTGAGACAAGCTAACTTGACGCATACCTGTTGTTTCAAGCTCAAAAACTGA
- a CDS encoding ferredoxin: MADFMPSPEEQEDNRSGLEPELGGRLRDDPERSGLEPELGGMLRQKGVYVDEITCIGCKHCAHVARNTFYIEADYGRSRVVRQDGDAEEVIQEAIDTCPVDCIHWVDYTELKKLEEERKYQVIPVVGYPVEQAVSTAEKRRKKQKLKTKKSRY, encoded by the coding sequence ATGGCTGATTTTATGCCGTCGCCGGAAGAACAAGAAGATAACCGTTCCGGTTTAGAGCCAGAATTAGGTGGTCGTTTGCGGGATGACCCAGAACGTTCTGGTTTAGAACCGGAATTGGGCGGTATGCTACGTCAAAAAGGTGTTTATGTAGATGAAATCACCTGTATTGGTTGTAAGCACTGCGCCCATGTTGCGCGTAACACTTTCTACATTGAAGCAGATTATGGGCGATCGCGCGTGGTTCGCCAAGATGGGGACGCAGAGGAAGTAATCCAAGAAGCAATAGACACTTGTCCCGTTGATTGCATTCATTGGGTTGATTACACGGAACTGAAAAAATTAGAAGAAGAGCGCAAATATCAGGTAATTCCTGTTGTAGGTTATCCGGTAGAACAAGCAGTTTCTACTGCCGAAAAGCGGCGTAAAAAGCAAAAGTTAAAAACCAAAAAATCCCGTTATTAA
- a CDS encoding DUF1257 domain-containing protein — translation MSHFSQIKTQIRNLDSLKDALTELGIDWKPGPREVRGYRGQTHPAEVTIEQENGYDIGFRWNGKEYELVADLQYWQQNLSVDGFLRQVTQRYAYEAVVKETTHVGFQVTEQQKNADGSIRLVVQRWSA, via the coding sequence ATGTCACATTTTAGCCAAATTAAGACTCAAATCCGTAACCTTGATTCTTTGAAAGATGCACTGACTGAATTGGGCATCGACTGGAAACCTGGGCCGCGTGAAGTACGTGGCTATCGGGGTCAAACCCATCCTGCCGAAGTGACCATTGAGCAGGAAAACGGCTACGACATCGGCTTTAGATGGAATGGCAAAGAATACGAACTGGTGGCTGATTTGCAATACTGGCAACAAAATCTGTCTGTAGATGGATTTTTACGCCAAGTAACACAGCGCTACGCTTACGAAGCAGTTGTGAAAGAAACCACTCATGTTGGTTTTCAAGTCACTGAACAACAAAAAAATGCAGATGGTTCGATTCGTTTGGTAGTACAACGCTGGAGTGCGTAA
- a CDS encoding DUF2997 domain-containing protein, with translation METLEFIIYPDGRVQEKVTGIIGASCAEVTAAIEAQLGQVLTHEPTSEFFTVQVQQSSVANTQATYSDW, from the coding sequence ATGGAGACATTAGAGTTCATAATTTATCCAGACGGTCGGGTACAAGAGAAAGTCACCGGCATTATAGGTGCTTCTTGCGCTGAGGTTACAGCAGCAATAGAAGCACAGCTAGGGCAAGTACTCACTCATGAGCCAACCTCAGAATTTTTTACCGTTCAGGTACAGCAATCCAGTGTGGCAAATACGCAAGCCACTTACAGTGATTGGTAA